A stretch of the Uranotaenia lowii strain MFRU-FL chromosome 3, ASM2978415v1, whole genome shotgun sequence genome encodes the following:
- the LOC129752614 gene encoding uncharacterized protein LOC129752614, whose translation GSYSSYGSNGSYGSYGSNGSNGSYGSNGSYGSNGSY comes from the exons ggttcgtacagttcctacggttcgaacggttcctacggttcctacggttcgaac ggttcgaacggttcgtacggttcgaacggttcgtacggttcgaacggttcgtac